The DNA segment GATGGAAAGGATTATATGTCCCCACCAGAGCTATTAGAAGATGAAGTATGGCATTGCTTGTAGCCAGCAGAATGATTGCATACAGCATACGTATGGATCCCATAATTCTTTCCAGTTCAGAACCCATTGGGACCAGCGCCAACATATTGAATAGGACGTGCAGAAGAGAACCATGAAAAATAATAGCAGTATATATCCTGTAAACTGTAAAAAGAAATCAAAAAGTGAACACAAAGACACCGTGAAAAAACCTTCACACGGTGATGTTAAGAGGTCTCTCATATAAGAGAAGTGCATGGTATAACCAAACTTAGGGCCTCAACTTGTAAGATATTAGAATAAGGGCCTGACATCCTCATGCTAAAGAATCAAAGTTACCTCTATGGTTATTTTTTTCCTAAGGTTGTTAAATAACCTTATTTAACACTCAAAGTTATTTACAATCCAAATTCAAATCAATTTTGACAATTTGTGATATTTTGTATTTAGTTAGTTATTTACTGATCTTACAGAAGCAATAAAGAAAGtaatgatatctaccagattcCATATTTATCTTTAATACAATACGAGAACTCATTGATCTTAGAGGTCATGGATccataattaaataacaaatacAATTTCTCATCAAATAAGAAGAATTTATAGAAGATGTAGTCCAAAAACTCCCCTTGAATTAGCTCATTCCAAGTCAGCTCAACTGTTTCTCCTAAATAATGTATAGAGAATGAACAAAAAAGGAATCTAAAAAAGCAGTGTGCCAGTGACCAGTTTGATGAAAAGCATATATTACCTTGAAAGTGTGATATAACAGCAGAAGGTAAGAAGCATACTTCGGCAAAGGAATCATATCCCACCAAAAGACAAACAAAGTAAATGACTCCACAAATAACCACAATTGCAGATGTGAGAAAAGGAATGTTTTCCCACCATTGATTCACTCTAGTTGAAAGCCCCGCCTacaaaaataactaaaaaatcGCTAAAGCCTAATAGAACTCCCGAACAAAGTGCATAAAACTTCATGCTAGCAAAGGCATTCATTAACTGTACCAGTAAAATAAATCGACGATCATCAATATTGATCGATGAATATGACCGAAAAGGAAAATAGAGGATAAGAAATAATTGTATACAAGTTTAGCCAAAAcggaaaggaaaaaaaaaatgaaaaaatgaaAAGAGAATCCTCACACATCACACTACAAATTCAAGCTGAAAAATAGAATGTTTTGAAAACTCCCCTCGTGATCCTCCAAAATCAGGAAGAAATTCCGAAAATTAAGACACGATCCAAACTGACTAAACTCGAATTAAATTTCACTTGAACTCAACCAAGTACAAACCCTAGAGTTGATTAGTACAAAATAAACTCtgaaaaatcaagaaaatgCTGTAGATGGAAGAGAATTCGCACCTCAGAAACAATATTTGATCTCATTACGCAGACAAATCTTAAAGATCTCTTGATTCGAACGTTTTCTTAATGGCTTCGATTTTGAATCGAAACTCGAGAACGTTgatatttatatgtttattaAACTGGGTCGGGTTTTGGGTTAACGTGGGCCGTAGTATTGGACTGGGCTATGAAGTGGATAAGCCCATACCGAACGCGAGAGTCGAGTCCTCGGTTCGTTGTCAAAAATATAAAGTCAATTTCAGTCTCGAGAAATTGGACCAACAGTTTCAGCGTTTGACAGTGAAATGCACTAAGCATTCCGGAATacacttttctttttcttttttctttttttctttttttttttttttttttacattagtGCTTATGAAACACATTCCactacatatttttatttacgaTTTTTGAATTACAAAAGATAATATAAAatgtttggtttttattttaaaaaaaatatgtttagttttttttaaaataataattaattaaataaaacaaatatatcatgaCTTTGAAAtggattaaaataattaatttcccaAATATAAAACATCAATATTTAAAAGTAGTGtttgaaaattctaaaaataagtgattatgttttttattaacaaatttatgaagacaaaaatttataattatttatatttagatatTACAAACATTAccttttataattaaattaaattttttatcagATTCGTGTACAATTTTTAGGTAATTAAATTtcagaaattttttgaaaactatGGACAATCAAGATTTTGGTTCTATAAGTTGGTTTATTTTGGATCTTAATTACTTCTGTAATTTTTTAATGTTTGATTTTCATCCATCAATATCAAttttttaacatatttttttccCACGAAATTTTTAAATCTAGCTATTATTTCTTATTTGACATCAATACACTAAATCGTGACTCATGTGACGATAATAAACTTATATTAACAGTTTTTCTTCCCGTTTTGAAATATTAagtgttgttttgattgatttatttattttactttattttttattaaatgaattttaatgtATATAAGATATAAGCGTTATTTACATCACATAAGTGACATAAGACATAATCAATTAAGCATTATTCAATGAGTCCAGGCAGCGACTTTCGgctaaaaaagaaaaaacaaaaatttcaaattgtcggatgaaaatcaaaatttaataaattaccagattaaaattccaaaaaaaaattaagttacCGGACTAAAAACTCAATtttccctttaaaaaaaaaccatatATAAAAGATTTGAAAAGGTCGTGAGTTCTGGGccgtaaaatttgtaacttgtTGAAGATTTTGTTCCGAATAATTCTATTTCGAATAAATACACATGTAAGGAGACAAATATAAgaatatatcaaaattattaaatgaaaaactATATAAGAATTATAGTTTTTAAACATAGTTTCTCCGATCATGCGATTTACTGAATGTGCTCTGGAAAGCACAAAAGGACATGTATACGGAGGGGAAATCGATGGAGCATGTGGCACGATACAATTAAAGAGAAATGGGGACCAAACTCCAATATGCACTTATGCCAATTTTATTAATACTATTTTAACTGTAAACCtttacatattaaaattttatttttcaataatttttatttttcaaaaaaaaaaatcataaataaacgTCGTGAAAATCGTGCAAACTTGCCTGATTTTTAAAGATACAAAACACATTTGTTTATTCGCCAAGGATAAAGTTATTTAGGCACATGGATATTAACAAAAGGTTTTCGTTGTTAAAATATGTCGCTAAATATTGATCCCTTTTGTGCCTTCAGATGGTTCAATTATTTAATGGTTTGAAAAGGTGAATCATAGCATATGCTGATATTAGTCTCTTTTTGTAATTTTGTCTAAAATAGTTTAGGATGTATAATTATTGATCATGTCAACTTGTAATTCATGACTCATGAGAGTCAAATTAAATATGTATTTgcgttttttaataaaaaaaaatataattgtgCCTACGATACTAATCGAGTTGCTTGATGCTAATTTCGTGCTCGTTTTTctttgtatataaatatatatacatatgtacaTACACGTATAATTTCGGAGGGACGTTTTTGTCATTTTACACTTCCAACAAGGTATTCTTCACaagtatataaaattttaaaataagatggCGATATCTGGTTGCAGTTGAAGTTTCAAAAAAGAATTTTTAGGTGATTAGATAAATCTTCACTTAATCATGGATGTTAGTGAAGAATtcccaaataaataaaatgatcacATGGAATGTCCCTGAACCATGGTGTTGGGGGATCGATGCAATATAGTcaacctttttaaaaaaatttaattgaatgATGATGGCTACTACTTTGGCCATTTCTCCCAAGGATGCAATAATTGTAGAGTTATTGAAAGGGATAAGAATAATATATGCAATTACTCCTTCTTTAATAATTGTCAGAGCTGTAAAATTAATTTGGCCAACGAAATGGTAGCCAAATtcaactgaaaaaaaaaataaaaaaataaatccgGAAGCCTAATTATATATGGATTCCAAATACTTTTAACCCCCATTTCATTagttaattttgtaaaataaatattcgaaTATCTGATTGACTTAttaaaatgtattattttttatgtcaaaatttttttaaaaaaattttaaaataaaaaatattaatttcacTACAAatacatattcatgaatcagTTTTATGAAGATATACATCTTATTAATAATCCAGGGTAAGATCCACACGATATATATAGAAATGGAAATAATTAAAGAGCATTATTGCATATTATTTACATAATTAGGAAATTGGATAGTTTAATTAGACACCTCCATTCCTTGTTCGTGAAATAATATTTAGTATAGTATAGTATAGTCTTTGTCAACAAACCATTTtgcattaattatttaataagcCCGTAACTTTCATGAGTACGTACACGCCAGCTTTACACGAATCCCATTAGTACAATGATATATCAATGCTTTTAAACTAATTTAACAAAACAAACTCACGAAAAGATATAGTCTTACCCTTAATTACCTGATTAATCTTGTAATTAATTTTACTCGTGGAGTATAATGATTTGGGtcgtaaaaaattaattttaaaattataatttttgtagtatatcataaaatataaattttttcatgATATTACTTTTGTTCGAATGTTTCAATGTGACTGaacaaaataaaagacaatTACCTCCCAGGACTCCAATTAAATTCATTTGTCGGctatttcaaaaacaaaaaacatagTCTCATTAGTCGGCTTACATGATATATGTTGGTTTATCAATAGTCTAATCATAAAATCTgttgtatatataaatttaaaatatgatgcATCGAGCTCAAATGTATGTGGCCGGTCTCATCATTTACTTCCTTCTTCCCAACACGgaaaaatcacaattaatttggcatgctaatttaaattatttttaaaaaaataaatttggttatatatagatgaattTACGGTCTTAATTTACTAATTTACACATAGATTTCAGTAGTGTTGACATGAcgctaaaaaatattaaaatgatgACATATATTGTTGACATGCTCGATATCACAATAAAACTTTAGtgaaaaacaacttataaaaaAGTTGATGACACTAAAACCGTGAATTCACCAATAACAcaacgaaaaaataaaaaacgtgtAAATTACTTTACCCAAATATAGCATCCAGCTCTTCTCTCAAAATGAATGTCAAAATGCTATGATATTCTTGCCCACGGCTCCCTTAGGAACTCTAACAACCATTCGTTCAATCTATTTGACAAACTAAACCGATTAATTTAGAACTGTAACGAAATTGAAAggcttatttttttaaaaaaggataaaaagaattttattcaatattCGATTTACACGCAAGAAAATGTTCGAGAGAGGCCGGGAGCCGTCagattgaaataaataataaataaataaatatatctatgacacacacacacacacacacacaacaaattgcatttttgtattgattaaCGACTATTCGAAGTaaaatccatatatatatatataggtaatattatattatagtcccaattatatatatttaatttaattctgGAATGAAGTCTGATTATTCTGTAATGGCGGCCTCCAATGTACATAGTCTCATCTTCTCCAAAACCTCCGATCTCTCTCGCCGCCTGAGAAAAGATTCGGCCAAAGGATCTTCATCCTTATTCCTTGTCACTTTCTTCTTAGCTTTCAGCTCCTCCATTCTCATATTTTTCTACTCTTCTTCCACTTTGAAACTCAACAACAACctccgacccgacccgacccggctCGGACTCCATGCAAATCCATTCCTCGAGCTGCCGAAGCTCAATCCCACACAGGTTTCAGTGCTGAAGGGAACACACATGATCTCAAGCTCGGCATCCGATGATCATCATGATCAAGAAACTCGAAACAGTAGTACTACTCCAGAACCACAAAGCCCACCAATTTCATCGAGCTCTGCTGACGGCGGCACCGGAGACGATCATCGAAGGGATCAATGGCGGAAAGGGGCGGTGAAAATCGACTCGACAGGTtagaattattctgaattgatctCTTTCACGAATCACTTTCTCATATTGCTTTTGGTTTAATTTTGACCAACCATCTTAATTGGTTTCTTGGTTACTTGGCTGCTTAATTTAGAGCACAAGACTAGTTTACGAAAGATGATTTGATTTGAAGTCAAAATTGTGTTTAGCAAGTAATTTgactaaaattaataaatatttattgtaaattgtATATCTATAGCAGCATTATTTAGCTAGCTTACATGCAGTTATCTCACATAAAACATGACCTTTAATTATGCAATCCTACATTTATCTAGTAATTAAGCTCTCTGAATCAATTAATTCCAATCTGCCCTTTCAAATATACAATATGTGAATTAACCAAATATAGTTTTGTAATTAccttatttatattatatatatatgtctgatgcaaatatttatatatatatatatatataccgatGAATATATAGCTAGCTagggagaaattaattttgtgGAAATTTGAATGTTTCTAATGAGTTTCAGTTACTTCGATATTGCCCTTACGTTAAATCCGAGAACTCAACTCATTCGGGACCACATATTTCGATATAGATCGATCCTATATATAACTTCAAATATATTGATTCGATCTAGCATAATAactaatttatttgtatttttatgttatgttcgaATTTAATTTCCGTCTCGATCCCATACGCATTCATGTCGCCTCCCCAATTCTAACAAGTTCAAGTTCAAGTTCATGATGTCAGCAATGACAAGTGATAATATGACATTATTTACTTGATCGGTTCTTATGAtaagataatataaattattatattctCCGGTGACCATATAATTTATTTACACTGCTGCCATTTCTTTAACACACGTCAGTAACAATAGGCTAATATGATGAGTTGTGATCAAGAGACATTGGTTAATATGTCATTATCATTAATTTTATCATATAGTATGACAAatattctttttttaatttcagattctgattaaaaatatgatttaataATCTAGATGCAAGTAAAATCATAAACAATTATAGCTAGTAAATTAATCAACTCCAATGACAAGAATTGATTTAATTAGAGTGGAATACTACATTGAGATAATGCAAAagtatatataatttatgtatATACCTATGTATCCAACCCTCTTTGCCAGACATGTACActgtatattaaaaaaaacaaaaaaacaaaacaaaaagagcATGACATATTTGCCCCGTTGTAGAGGGAGTACTTCTAcacttgattttaaaaaatatcgttGAGTGGTTTTTATATGTCTTTAATATTTGGTCAAAATTAATTAAGACGTGGATTTATGATTGAATATATATAACGAGTTTTATTCAACTTTATCTTAAAATAGATCTAATGTTTTATGATTTGTCATAGGAAACATGGAGAAAAAGGAGGAAATATACCACGACCGAAACCTATTTCTAAAGGAGTACCATAAAATGAATAGAAGCCTAAAAATCTTCTCATATCCCCACCAAAAGAACGACCCTTTCGCCAATGTGCTGCTCCCCGTGGACTACGAACCAAGTGGAAACTACGCCAGCGAAAGCTACTTCAAGAAATCCCTTTTCAAGAGCCATTTCCTCACCAAAGACCCTTCAGAGGCTGACCTCTTTTACCTGCCGTTTTCGATCGCCGGCCTGAGACATGACAAGAGGATTGGGGTTGGTGGGATCCAAGATTTCGTCAAAGACTACGTCCGGAACATCAGCCGTGTGTATCCTTACTGGAATCGGACCGGCGGGGCCGACCACTTCTACGTCGCATGCCACTCCGTTGGGAGATCAGCTGCGGAAAAAGCCGTTGAAGTGAAGTTGAATGCGATACAAGTCGTGTGTTCTTCGAGCTACTTCTTGCAAGGGTATGTTGCTCATAAAGATGCGTCTATACCTCAGATTTGGCCCAGGAAAGGAAAGCCTCCGGTTCGTTCGCCATCAGAAAGGTATTTGCATGTTGCGTTTGGAtgaaagatttcaaatttatttatactaCTTATTTGTCGTTCATGTTTATATAGTATTGCATGTTAGTTAGCATACATTTCaagtttatttaatattgtcatttgaaatctattttactttatatatataactaacGTGTAAATAAGTAAACTAAAATAGGGCATGCATGCATTTGCAGGAAAAATCTTGCCTTCTATGCTGGAGCAATGAACTCTCCGGTACGACGGTCTTTGATCGAACACTGGGGAAACGACACGAAGATCTTGGTCCATCGAGCCCGTCTGAAAACGCCATATTCAGAAGCTCTTTTGGGGAGCAAATACTGCATTCACGCCAAAGGATTCGAAGTGAACACTGCTCGAATAGGGGATGCATTGTACTACGGTTGCGTGCCGGTGATCTTAGCAGATCAATATGACCTTCCTTACGCTGATATCTTGAATTGGAACACATTCTCAGTGATTGTTGCAACAATGGATATCCCATTTCTGAAGAAAATACTCCAACGAATAAGGTTTGATGAGTACTTGAAGTTGCAGAATCATGTGATGAAGGTGCAGAAGCATTTCCAGTGGCACCATTTGCCACATGATTTTGATGCTTTTTACATGGTCATGTTCGAGTTATGGCTTCGAAGAAGTCATTTGAGGATTcctatttaattttttgattcaaatagtcttaattttaacACGTTACGTTCATGTATATACAAACAATATAATAATCTATCAGATTTTTTGTACATTCACGAGTTTTTCATGATGATTCAAATAAAACAGTAAATTTATTTATGCTTTAAAGTTCTTGAACTCTAGCCGTCTGACTTGTCTTGATCTAACTTGAGCTCGGAGCATTTTATTTAGCTCATCATCTTTAAtacattaattttttgtttaaccATTTTCTCAAGTTAAATTTAAACTCGGGCCACAATTTAAAACAATATGCTTTGTGTGGTTTGAAGTTTAAACTTGAGAGCATttgatttggaaaaaaaaaaaaattatttgattggAAAGTATTTGTTTTTGTAGATGTAGAGATTTGTAAGAAGGATTTGGAATGAAACACAATTTCGGTATAATCagtagagccgtcaatttgggtaAAGCCCGTCGGGTCAGTCCGGCCCGCTACACAATTCTAGTGGattgggttgaaattttttcaacccaacaaaaggtgggccCAACCCACCTAGGCCCGCAACGGgagaattaataatttatttttatttttattgtgatatatgtattttttaataaaagttgtgaatttttttcgtattaattactttatataaaatttacacacatgaaataaataatttaaatttttattaatatatttctattaatatttatttatgaaatgatatttataattaattataattttttttatttatttttatttgtcgttAGCCAACCCGCGGGACGacccgcctaacccgcaacccaccttgagttgggttgaggatttccaGCCCGCCAGGATGGTGGGTTGACCCGCCATCGACCCGCCAAAAGGTGGGTTTTTGATGGGCCAGCCCGTCCCTCCATGGGTTGGCCTGTTTGACAGCTCTAATAATTAGCACTCCATCTGCATAGATTAGCGAAAgataaatttgaaattcattcaACATAAATTCATCCCATTTGACAATTTTTGAAACTATTTTTATACAAACccatacaaaaataataatttgattATCATAATAATAAAGAAATCTTCCAATCTTCAATATCCATATATTCAAATTCCATTATCTTGTTCTATCCAAATATTTTAGTATAACCTTAGTTGCAAAAAgacctttttaaaatattaactttaccctattatttttctaaaaaaaattaataataacttTAGCCTAACACATCAGGCAAAGGAAGATGAATGGTATATTGAATTTTAGATAGATATAATTAATTTACACATTATGAGGATTTACGGCTGGACCTAGTAACCTGGCCAGTGTAGGAAAGAAAACAGTTCTCAGCTGCACATTTTGTCTGCAAATA comes from the Henckelia pumila isolate YLH828 chromosome 1, ASM3356847v2, whole genome shotgun sequence genome and includes:
- the LOC140875367 gene encoding probable glycosyltransferase At5g11130, yielding MAASNVHSLIFSKTSDLSRRLRKDSAKGSSSLFLVTFFLAFSSSILIFFYSSSTLKLNNNLRPDPTRLGLHANPFLELPKLNPTQVSVLKGTHMISSSASDDHHDQETRNSSTTPEPQSPPISSSSADGGTGDDHRRDQWRKGAVKIDSTGNMEKKEEIYHDRNLFLKEYHKMNRSLKIFSYPHQKNDPFANVLLPVDYEPSGNYASESYFKKSLFKSHFLTKDPSEADLFYLPFSIAGLRHDKRIGVGGIQDFVKDYVRNISRVYPYWNRTGGADHFYVACHSVGRSAAEKAVEVKLNAIQVVCSSSYFLQGYVAHKDASIPQIWPRKGKPPVRSPSERKNLAFYAGAMNSPVRRSLIEHWGNDTKILVHRARLKTPYSEALLGSKYCIHAKGFEVNTARIGDALYYGCVPVILADQYDLPYADILNWNTFSVIVATMDIPFLKKILQRIRFDEYLKLQNHVMKVQKHFQWHHLPHDFDAFYMVMFELWLRRSHLRIPI